GGAAGGTATGCAAGAAATTAAAAGTGGTTACTACCAAAAAACAGATTTAAATTCTGTATAATATACCTTAAAATTACTGAAATGTTCGGCTCACTTTGCTCTTGTATCTTAGGATAAAATTACAAAGATTGTTCATAGCCATTAAAAAATTTCTGCCAATATTCCTTGTATTCTCTTCCAATTTTTGCTAATATAAAATTGTGTTTTTAAGGCTAACAAAAAGGTGGGAAGTTAAAACTTCCCACCTTTTAGATATTTTATTTTTCTGAAGAGCTTTTAGTTTGCGATTCAGATTCTGCTTCGTAGTACTTTTCCCATACCTCTTTTGGGACATCATCATACATAGGAACATTTTCAAGTTTATCTATTCTTTTGAACTCTTCTGATAATTGATCTAAGGTTATATTAAAATATTTCTTCTTATATCTTTCATCATACCACCAACAAGCAGGATATACGGTATTGTTGCTGTTCACTTTGAATATAAACCTATTGGGACAATTTACATACCAGGTATTAGGCCTTGTGTTTTTTCCTTTTGTCAGAACAAACACAAATTTTTCACCAGGATTCATTGCAAAAAGATCAGAGTGATTTTGCGGATCAAAGACTACAAAGCCTACATCGATTTGTTTTTCATCTAATTTGCCTTTGAGAACCTTTTCAACTTCAACTGTAACATAAAGTCTTGGCAGGGTCTTAACAAAAGGTATGCCTGCTGCTTTCGCAACTCCATATTCATTTGTACCAGGTTGTGCAGTTATTGTTTCTTCTACTTGTTCTTTTTTAATAACTTTTCCAACGATAATAAGCTCTGAATATTTTGCGCAAAATTCAAAATTAAGAAATCTTACAGAAGACATAGGATCAATATAAATTTTAGGTTTCTCATATTGAATTGTTGTGTGTGTATTTTTAAATCTGATAAGCATGTAAGGCAGCATAATTAACAAAAAAACAAAAAGAATTGAAATGCTTATTTTAATTCTTTTCATCTACTATTGCCTCTAATAGCAAAGATTTTACACAAATTATAATTTATAAATAGCAAAATAAGAAAATCATGTCAAGCTTTATTTTAAATAATAATATAATTTGAGGTTGTTGAATAAAAGAAATAACCATATAGAGTAAACATAGTAACAAAAGAAAAAAGCCCCCTTGTGTTATAATTTTAATTTAAGAGAAAACCACAACAAAACACAAGGGGGAAAAAGATGACTAAGAATATTAAAGCACAAAATAAGAAATTTTTAAAGCTGCTTTTTGTAATAAAAAAGGTTACTGAAGTTTTATCGAGGAAGATAAAGCAAAATAGAAGGGGACGACCGAGGAAATTTAATCTGTTTCAGATAATAGCTTGTTTGGTTTATAAAGTTAAAAAGGGGATAAAGAGTTTCAGAGAATTAGAATATCGAATAAATCAAGACACAGAGTTTAAGCAAGTAGTAGGTATAGAAGAAAGTCCGGACTATTCATATTTTGCAAAGTTGTCAAGAAAAATAGAAAAAGAATACATGCAAGATATAAAAGACATATTAATAGCTAAGATAGAACCTGATATGAGTATAGCGATAGTAGACTCTACGCCGCTGAGAAGTGCCAAAAATGATTCAGAAGCAAAAATAGGTATACATATTACAATAGGATTTTTCAGGGGATACAAATTACATCTTTTGTGTACAGGTAAAGAAGAAGTAATACCACTTTTCTGGATTTTAACAGGGGCAAATGAACATGACTCAAGACAAGAAGAGCTTTTGTATAGGGCATGGGGCTTTGGCTGTGAGATTGTATTAGCAGATGCGGGATACGATTGTAGCAGATGGTTTAATATAGCAAATGAGCTTAAAGTTAAATTTGTTGCTGGGATAAACAAAAGAAACATGAAAGATAAAAACAATGTTAAGAATGTTTTTAGAAGCAAGAACATAAGATTTTTAGAAACTGAAGAGGGTAAAAAGCTATACAAGCAGAGAACAAAGATTGAAAGACTATTTAGCAAATTAAAAGGTGAATATAATCTTGAGAATGTGAGGCTCAAGGGATTTAGAAATTATAAAAGGTATATTGATTGGATACTAATTACTTTTCTATTTGAGCAACTTCTTAGAAAGTTAGAAGGTAAGAAGTTTTCTTTCGCTTATGAATGGAATCAATAACTTTTGTTTATTTTATGTATTGTTGGTAATATTTTTTATTCAACAACCTAAATAATATAATTTATAAAAAAATTTTCTACAAACTCTTGACACTATCCAATCACAAAAAATTTTTGACAAAAGAGCAGAAGTTTATTATCATATAATAGTGTCAAGTTTTTAAGCTTTACAGAGAGATGAAATTAAAAATGCAGCAAGAAAATAAGGTATATTTGAGTCTTCTTTATGACTTTTATAAAGACTTTTTGACCGAAAGACAAAAAAAGATTATAGAGCTGTATGTAAATGAAGATTTAACCTTGGGAGAAATATCAAAAGAACTTGGCATATCACGGCAGGGTGTTTTTGATGCATTTAGAAAAGCAGAAATAGCCTTGAAAAGGTATGAGGCAAAGCTGAAATTAGCAGACAAGTATTATAAAAACAGGAGCATAATTGAAGAGGTCCTACAGAAACTTAGGAGAATATACGAGAGATATAAAGATGAAGAAATAATGAGTATAATAAATAGTATTCAGGAGTGGCAAGAAAATGTTTAGTAGCCTTTCTGAAAAACTGCAGGATGTTTTCAAAAGACTTAAAGGTAAGGGCAAGCTAACAGAGAAAGATATTAAAGATGCTATGAAAGAAGTAAAACTTGCCCTTTTAGAGGCTGATGTAAACTACAAAGTGGTAAAAGATTTTATTAACACTGTGACACAAAAGGCTGTGGGAGAAGAGGTTTTAGAAAGCCTCACTCCTGCTCAGCAAGTAATAAAAATTGTGTACGATGAGATGGTAAATCTACTGGGTGGAAGTGACACAAAACTTACATTTTCACCAAGCGGGTTTTCCATCTATATGATGGTTGGTCTTCAAGGTTCTGGTAAGACCACCACAGCTGGAAAGCTTGCCGGGCTTTTAAAAAAGCAGGGCAAAAACCCTTTGCTTGTTGCCTGTGATATATATAGACCTGCTGCAATAAAACAATTAGAGATTGTTGCACAAAAAGTTGGAGTAAAGTGTTTTGCAGATTACAACAGCAAAGATGCTGTTAAGATAGCAAAGGAAGGCATTGAATTTGCAAAGTCTAATAGATGCGATGTTGTCATTGTTGACACTGCAGGAAGACTTCACATAAATCAAGAACTTATGGACGAGCTGGTTAGTATCAAAAATGCAATAAAGCCAACAGAAGTTTTGCTTGTATTAGATGCTATGACAGGACAGGATGCTGTGAATGTTGCTGCAGCTTTCAATGAGCAGCTTGGCATAGATGGAATTATTATGACAAAGCTTGACGGTGATACAAGAGGCGGAGCTGCACTTTCTGTCAAGGCAATAACTGGTAAGCCTATAAAGTTTGCCGGTGTTGGCGAGAAAATGGAAGATTTAGAGGCTTTTCATCCTGACAGGATGGCTTCCCGAATACTTGGAATGGGTGATATTTTGACTTTAATAGAGAAAGCTCAGGAAGCTATTGACCAAAAAAAGGCTGAGGAGCTTGAAAAAAAACTTAGAAGTATGCAGTTTACTCTTGAAGATTTTTTAGATCAACTAAGACAAATAAAGAAGATGGGACCGCTATCTCAGATTATTTCAATGATACCTGGCGTTAAATTAAAAGGCGATGTGGATTTTGATGCTGGCGAGAGGGAACTTAAAAAAATAGAAGCGATCATAAATTCCATGACAAAAGAAGAACGCCAAGACCCAAGCATTATTAATTCCAGCAGAAAAAGACGAATTGCGATGGGGTCAGGCACCACTGTTCAAGATGTGAACAGGCTTTTAAAACAGTTTGAAGACATGAAAAGAATGATGAAGCAATTTTCAAATCCCAGCTTTGCCAAGAAAGGAAAATTTAAATTTCCTTTCATGTAATACATCTAAAAATTTAAAAGAGGAGGTGATTTTGAAGTGGCAGTAAGAATTAGACTTAAGAGAATGGGTGCAAAGAACAATCCTTTTTATAGAATTGTTGTTGCAGATTCACGCACACCGAGAGATGGAAAAACAATTGATGAAATTGGCTATTACAATCCTTTGAAGAATCCTGCTGACATCAAAGTTGATGTTGAAAAGGCAAAAAAATGGTTATCATACGGTGCTCAGCCAACAGACACTGTAAAAATTTTGCTTAAAAAAGTTGGGGTAATTGAATAAACCATTTTATGAGGAGGGAGAACTTGACATGCTAAAAGATTTAGTTGAGGTCATAGCAAAATCTTTAGTTGACA
This Caldicellulosiruptor changbaiensis DNA region includes the following protein-coding sequences:
- the ylxM gene encoding YlxM family DNA-binding protein, whose protein sequence is MQQENKVYLSLLYDFYKDFLTERQKKIIELYVNEDLTLGEISKELGISRQGVFDAFRKAEIALKRYEAKLKLADKYYKNRSIIEEVLQKLRRIYERYKDEEIMSIINSIQEWQENV
- the rpsP gene encoding 30S ribosomal protein S16, translated to MAVRIRLKRMGAKNNPFYRIVVADSRTPRDGKTIDEIGYYNPLKNPADIKVDVEKAKKWLSYGAQPTDTVKILLKKVGVIE
- a CDS encoding transposase: MTKNIKAQNKKFLKLLFVIKKVTEVLSRKIKQNRRGRPRKFNLFQIIACLVYKVKKGIKSFRELEYRINQDTEFKQVVGIEESPDYSYFAKLSRKIEKEYMQDIKDILIAKIEPDMSIAIVDSTPLRSAKNDSEAKIGIHITIGFFRGYKLHLLCTGKEEVIPLFWILTGANEHDSRQEELLYRAWGFGCEIVLADAGYDCSRWFNIANELKVKFVAGINKRNMKDKNNVKNVFRSKNIRFLETEEGKKLYKQRTKIERLFSKLKGEYNLENVRLKGFRNYKRYIDWILITFLFEQLLRKLEGKKFSFAYEWNQ
- the ffh gene encoding signal recognition particle protein; protein product: MFSSLSEKLQDVFKRLKGKGKLTEKDIKDAMKEVKLALLEADVNYKVVKDFINTVTQKAVGEEVLESLTPAQQVIKIVYDEMVNLLGGSDTKLTFSPSGFSIYMMVGLQGSGKTTTAGKLAGLLKKQGKNPLLVACDIYRPAAIKQLEIVAQKVGVKCFADYNSKDAVKIAKEGIEFAKSNRCDVVIVDTAGRLHINQELMDELVSIKNAIKPTEVLLVLDAMTGQDAVNVAAAFNEQLGIDGIIMTKLDGDTRGGAALSVKAITGKPIKFAGVGEKMEDLEAFHPDRMASRILGMGDILTLIEKAQEAIDQKKAEELEKKLRSMQFTLEDFLDQLRQIKKMGPLSQIISMIPGVKLKGDVDFDAGERELKKIEAIINSMTKEERQDPSIINSSRKRRIAMGSGTTVQDVNRLLKQFEDMKRMMKQFSNPSFAKKGKFKFPFM